Proteins encoded together in one Carassius auratus strain Wakin unplaced genomic scaffold, ASM336829v1 scaf_tig00002576, whole genome shotgun sequence window:
- the LOC113069934 gene encoding calcium load-activated calcium channel, which yields MSTMFADTILIVFISICTALLAEGITWVLVYRTDKYKRLKAEVEKQSKKLEKKKETITESAGRQQKKKIERQEEKLKNNNRDLSMVRMKSMFAIGFCFTALMGMFNSIFDGRVVAKLPFVPLSYIQGLSHRNLLGEDYTDCSFIFLYILCTMSIRQNIQKMLGLAPSRAATKQAGGFLGPPPQAAKFS from the exons ATGAGCACAATGTTTGCAGATACGATCCTGATTGTGTTTATATCTATATGCACAGCATTATTAGCGGAAG GAATAACATGGGTTCTGGTATACCGCACAGACAAATACAAAAGACTAAAGGCCGAGGTCGAAAAACAGAGTAAAAAAC tggagaaaaagaaagagaccATTACAGAATCAGCTGGGcgtcaacagaagaaaaaaatag AGAGACAAGAAGAGAAACTCAAGAACAATAACAGAGACCTGTCAATG GTCCGGATGAAATCGATGTTTGCCATTGGCTTTTGCTTCACTGCTTTGATGGGCATGTTCAATTCCAT ctTTGATGGTCGTGTTGTGGCCAAACTTCCGTTTGTCCCGTTGTCATATATCCAAGGCCTCTCACACCGCAACCTTCTTGGTGAAGATTACACTGACTGTTCCTTCATCTTCCTCTACATCCTGTGCACCATGTCAATTCGCCAG AATATCCAGAAGATGTTGGGTCTCGCCCCCTCCCGTGCTGCCACCAAACAGGCCGGAGGGTTTTTAGGACCTCCTCCACAAGCTGCCAAGTTTTCATGA